The following coding sequences lie in one Maniola jurtina chromosome 11, ilManJurt1.1, whole genome shotgun sequence genomic window:
- the LOC123869294 gene encoding androgen-dependent TFPI-regulating protein-like translates to MIRSSNLLLNVRMCFYGAALLHLVFAALVILPIDMSNDEDPRVSVYIRVRWKLLTCWFNLLSIAYMPIALYCDWKEKQGEWDKENVRTFRKIRDFMMTSILFPTTMYSDYFFWRMWTKDPALIAPVAIFKYLPPWAHHSLHTVSGVMVLLDILFLPRKRPKSILPGLMGLVAFCSLYSAVLVISYYSGEVVYSFLEIFSRSQLCLLGLLAFTEQVFFYTLQWCIIDLVWGRPRDTIVKKLD, encoded by the exons ATGATTAGAAGTAGTAATTTGTTACTGAATGTGCGCATGTGTTTCTATGGCGCTGCACTTTTGCATTTAGTGTTCGCGGCATTGGTGATTCTGCCAATTGATATGTCAAATGATGAAGACCCTCGAGTTAGTGTTTACATCCGAGTGCGGTGGAAGCTGCTCACTTGCTGGTTCAAT TTGCTGTCAATCGCCTACATGCCGATCGCTCTGTACTGCGACTGGAAGGAGAAACAGGGGGAATGGGACAAAGAAAATGTGAGAACTTTTAGGAAAATACGGGACTTCATGATGACCAGCATTTTATTTCCTACTACAATG TACAGTGACTACTTCTTCTGGCGCATGTGGACCAAGGATCCGGCTCTGATAGCGCCAGTGGCAATTTTCAAGTACCTCCCACCCTGGGCGCACCACTCCCTGCACACCGTGTCAGGAGTCATGGTGCTCCTGGATATACTGTTCCTGCCAAGGAAGAGACCAAAGAGCATTCTACCCGGCTTGATGGGGTTGGTTGCTTTTTGCAGTTTATATTCTGCTGT TCTCGTGATAAGTTACTACAGCGGCGAGGTCGTGTATAGCTTCTTGGAGATCTTCAGCCGATCGCAGTTGTGCCTGCTAGGGCTCCTGGCGTTCACTGAACAAGTCTTCTTCTACACGCTGCAGTGGTGCATCATTGATCTGGTGTGGGGCAGGCCAAGAGATACGATAGTGAAGAAACtagactaa